In Qipengyuania pelagi, the following are encoded in one genomic region:
- a CDS encoding tyrosine-type recombinase/integrase yields MNDLVPVIPATPVSPLRQRLIDDMTMRHFSRETQRNYVRDVGRFAAFLGRPPDTATSEDLRRFQVEQREAGMPIPTMNSVVSALRFFFTHTLDRPDLARRLVRMKQMRKLPVVLSRDEVVRLLGATTCLKHQAALSVAYGAGLRVGEVAMLKVRDVDSERMLLRVERGKGGQYRNAMLPADLLTLLRQWWKLGREQGVMHHDGWLFPGLHAMKPISTRQLHRIVVEAAQAAGIAKRVSPHTLRHSFATHLLEDGIDIRIIQALLGHAKLENTAFYTRVATRTMHAVTSPLDKLGMFLPSEGTPPG; encoded by the coding sequence ATGAACGATCTTGTACCGGTTATTCCAGCCACTCCGGTCAGCCCGCTGCGTCAGCGGCTGATCGACGATATGACCATGCGGCACTTCAGCCGCGAGACGCAGCGTAATTATGTCCGCGACGTGGGGCGGTTCGCCGCCTTCCTTGGGCGTCCTCCCGATACGGCGACATCGGAAGATCTGCGCCGCTTCCAGGTCGAGCAGCGTGAAGCAGGCATGCCCATACCAACCATGAACAGCGTGGTTTCGGCACTGCGCTTCTTCTTCACCCATACACTCGACCGGCCTGACCTTGCCCGGCGGCTCGTTCGCATGAAGCAGATGCGCAAGCTGCCGGTGGTGCTGAGCAGGGATGAAGTTGTCCGGCTGCTGGGCGCGACCACCTGCCTCAAGCACCAAGCCGCATTGTCGGTCGCCTATGGCGCCGGTCTGCGCGTGGGCGAAGTGGCGATGCTCAAGGTGCGCGACGTGGACAGCGAGCGGATGCTGCTCCGGGTCGAACGCGGCAAAGGCGGCCAGTATCGCAATGCCATGCTGCCTGCCGATCTGCTCACCCTGCTGCGGCAATGGTGGAAGCTGGGCCGTGAGCAAGGCGTGATGCACCATGATGGCTGGCTGTTCCCTGGCCTGCATGCCATGAAGCCGATCAGCACAAGGCAACTGCACCGCATTGTCGTCGAGGCGGCACAGGCTGCAGGGATCGCCAAGCGCGTCAGCCCGCACACGCTGCGCCACAGCTTTGCTACCCACCTGCTCGAAGACGGCATCGATATCCGCATCATCCAGGCATTGCTCGGCCATGCCAAGCTGGAGAACACCGCCTTCTACACCAGGGTCGCAACCAGAACAATGCATGCGGTGACCAGTCCGCTCGACAAGCTAGGCATGTTCCTGCCCAGTGAGGGGACACCACCGGGCTGA